Proteins from a single region of Corylus avellana chromosome ca11, CavTom2PMs-1.0:
- the LOC132165925 gene encoding uncharacterized protein LOC132165925 has translation MCDPLAKDDEDKSMQERQDLLTGASSFSRGACKKTWDVKTKGDELETDDGGRQGTIPHDGGGEGKWQGLQPLVVGSGQWCPVGLGRFVVQKRLCRAISPHDLKSLRCCLPLRRRRCLRLHISATCLRHLQGALEPKCEELIIDIPPIEEWPKCYIYKVPKKLHMVKEKAYTPKSVSIGPFHHKLQESRGVKMQKLKYLKKFCLRTGKSQKDLASIIEKKEEKILTQESHLSDVCFSYVIECNVSLGIHLFHRKLVFCEIKTFLSSH, from the exons ATGTGTGATCCGCTTGCTAAAGATGATGAAGATAAATCAATGCAAGAAAGGCAAGATCTCTTAACTGGAGCGTCGTCGTTTTCAAGGGGAGCGTGTAAAAAAACATGGGATGTAAAGACAAAGGGTGATGAA CTCGAGACTGACGACGGAGGGAGGCAGGGTACGATCCCTCATGATGGAGGAGGAGAAGGAAAGTGGCAGGGCCTTCAGCCACTGGTGGTGGGCTCTGGCCAGTGGTGCCCAGTTGGGTTGGGTCGTTTTGTCGTACAGAAGAGGCTGTGCCGGGCAATCAGTCCTCATGACCTTAAAAGCCTTCGCTGTTGCCTCCCTCTTCGTCGGCGCCGGTGCCTCCGCCTCCATATCAGTGCTACATGCCTCCGGCATCTACAAG GTGCACTGGAGCCTAAATGCGAGGAGTTAATCATTGACATTCCACCAATTGAGGAATGGCCCAAGTGCTACATTTACAAGGTTCCCAAGAAGCTTCATATGGTAAAGGAAAAAGCCTACACTCCTAAGTCAGTTTCAATTGGCCCATTTCATCACAAGCTTCAAGAATCGAGGGGCGTGAAAATGCAAAAActgaaatatttaaagaaattttgtttGCGGACCGGGAAGAGCCAGAAGGATCTTGCAAGCatcattgagaaaaaagaagaaaaaatcctTACGCAAGAGTCACATTTGAGTGATGTATGCTTCTCTTACGTCATTGAATGTAACGTTTCCCTTGGCATTCATTTATTTCACAGAAAACTAGTTTTCTGTGAAATAAAGACTTTTCTTAGCTCCCATTAG
- the LOC132165929 gene encoding L-ascorbate oxidase-like: MVEILLYRRIMLKLLALCLFTSLMYVQTAEARIRHYKWEVKYEYKSPDCYEKLAITINGRSPGPTILAQQGDTIIVEVKNSLMLENLAIHWHGIRQIGTPGMDGTEGVSQCPILPGDTFKYEFKVDRPGTYLYHAHYGMQREAGLYGSIRVSLPDGETEPFAYDYDRSIILNDWYHKSTYEQATGLSSIPFVFVGEPQSLLIQGRGKFNCSSTPSAPGVCNASNPECSPYVMTVIPGKTYRLRVSSLTALSALSFQIEGHNMTVVEADGHYVEPFVVDNLFIYSGETYSVLIKADQDPSRNYWMTTNVVSREPSTTNGLAILNYYPNHPRRSPPTAPPAGPMWNDAASRLAQSQAIKARQGFISTPPATSNKTIVFLNTQNLVNGYTRWAVNNVSFTLPNTPYLVAEKYNLRHVYNQSPPPTGYDFENYNIYSVPANTNASLSDGIYRLEFNTTVDIILQNAVTMGGTTSETHPWHLHGHDFWVLGYGTGKFDINEDPKKYNLVNPIMKNTVPVHPYGWTAFRFKADNPGVWLFHCHIEAHFHMGMGLVFQEGIEKVGNLPSSIMGCGESKGLGNP, from the exons ATGGTTGAAATATTGCTATACAGAAGAATTATGTTGAAGCTACTGGCTTTGTGTCTCTTCACCTCTTTGATGTATGTTCAAACAGCTGAGGCCAGAATTCGGCATTACAAATGGGAGGTGAAGTATGAGTACAAGTCCCCCGATTGCTATGAGAAGCTTGCTATCACTATCAATGGCAGAAGTCCAGGACCCACAATCTTGGCCCAGCAAGGCGACACCATCATTGTTGAGGTGAAGAACAGCCTTATGCTAGAGAACCTTGCTATCCATTGGCATGGAATCCGACAG ATTGGAACCCCTGGGATGGATGGAACAGAGGGGGTGTCCCAATGTCCAATATTGCCTGGGGATACCTTCAAATACGAGTTTAAAGTTGATAGG CCTGGAACTTACCTGTACCACGCTCACTATGGAATGCAAAGAGAAGCAGGGCTATATGGGTCAATCCGTGTATCACTTCCCGATGGAGAGACGGAACCGTTTGCATATGATTATGATCGGAGCATCATCCTCAACGATTGGTACCACAAAAGCACTTATGAACAAGCCACTGGATTGTCCTCCATTCCTTTTGTCTTTGTTGGGGAGCCTCAG TCGCTTCTTATTCAAGGAAGAGGAAAATTCAACTGCTCTAGTACACCCTCGGCACCCGGGGTTTGTAATGCATCAAATCCAGAATGCTCTCCTTATGTAATGACTGTAATCCCTGGAAAAACGTACCGACTAAGAGTCTCTAGCTTGACCGCTCTATCAGCCCTAAGTTTTCAAATTGAG GGTCATAATATGACTGTGGTTGAGGCAGATGGGCACTATGTGGAGCCATTTGTGGTGGACAACCTATTCATATACTCCGGAGAGACATACTCTGTTCTTATAAAAGCTGATCAAGACCCTTCAAGAAATTATTGGATGACAACAAATGTGGTTAGCCGAGAACCCAGTACCACAAATGGTTTAGCCATTCTCAATTACTATCCAAACCATCCAAGGCGATCTCCTCCAACAGCTCCACCCGCCGGCCCCATGTGGAATGACGCTGCATCCCGATTGGCCCAAAGTCAAGCCATTAAAGCTCGCCAAGGTTTCATATCCACCCCTCCCGCAACCTCAAACAAAACCATCGTGTTTCTCAACACACAGAATCTCGTCAATGGTTATACGCGTTGGGCGGTGAATAACGTCTCTTTCACCCTCCCCAACACGCCTTACCTTGTTGCAGAAAAGTACAACCTACGCCATGTCTACAATCAGTCCCCACCGCCCACCGGGTACGACTTTGAGAATTATAACATTTACAGCGTCCCTGCGAACACGAATGCCTCTTTGAGCGATGGCATTTACAGGCTAGAGTTTAACACGACAGTGGATATCATACTGCAAAATGCAGTAACCATGGGTGGTACGACCAGTGAGACACATCCATGGCATCTCCATGGGCACGATTTTTGGGTCCTAGGCTACGGAACTGGCAAGTTTGACATAAATGAGGATCCAAAGAAATACAATTTGGTGAATCCAATAATGAAGAACACAGTGCCTGTTCATCCCTACGGTTGGACTGCTTTCAGGTTTAAGGCAGATAATCCGGGTGTGTGGCTTTTCCATTGCCATATAGAGGCTCACTTCCACATGGGTATGGGACTGGTTTTCCAAGAAGGGATTGAGAAGGTGGGAAATTTGCCTTCTTCTATTATGGGCTGCGGTGAGTCCAAAGGATTGGGTAATCCATAG